A genomic window from Ignavibacteria bacterium includes:
- a CDS encoding tetratricopeptide repeat protein, giving the protein MKIYFKLLILLSLFISQLSSQTRDEQITKGIDHVYRLEFDSANTIFQGFVNSDPKDPTGHFFLAMSEWWKIYINKDDRSNDDNYLSKVDACIKVCEERLDENENNDWATFLLGGVIGYRGFMNVMRDNWLKAIDDGKQGLNLIQKAYELNPSNKDAVLGLGIYNYAVDYVVERYPFLKAVLFFFPKGNKELGLSQLRDCAENGRFSKTEANVTLAYIHLSYEKNYIEAQKYAQKLVTLYPDNPVFERFLGKCYVGLSNFNAGLTVYNSMLAKADSGKAWYNNNYIRREVNYYLGVCLSRTGNIDEALKKYESAIEICKITDKPGEESPYYVFSVLGTGIIYEQKGNKSEAIKYYDMVLNMRDVENSRETAQRFKDNALK; this is encoded by the coding sequence ATGAAAATTTATTTTAAATTACTGATATTATTAAGCCTTTTCATATCACAGCTTTCTTCGCAAACAAGGGATGAACAGATAACCAAAGGAATTGATCATGTTTACAGGCTTGAATTTGATTCAGCCAATACAATTTTCCAGGGGTTTGTAAACTCGGATCCGAAGGATCCAACAGGTCATTTTTTCCTGGCAATGTCAGAATGGTGGAAAATATATATAAACAAAGATGACCGCTCAAATGATGACAATTATCTTTCAAAAGTAGATGCCTGTATTAAAGTATGTGAAGAACGCCTTGATGAAAACGAAAATAATGACTGGGCTACCTTTCTGCTTGGCGGAGTTATAGGTTACCGCGGATTTATGAATGTAATGCGTGATAACTGGCTGAAAGCCATTGATGACGGAAAACAAGGGCTGAACCTGATACAAAAAGCATATGAGCTAAACCCTTCAAATAAAGATGCAGTACTTGGACTTGGTATATACAACTACGCAGTTGATTACGTAGTTGAGCGGTATCCTTTCCTGAAAGCTGTACTATTCTTTTTCCCGAAAGGGAATAAAGAGCTTGGCTTAAGCCAGCTGCGCGACTGCGCTGAAAACGGAAGATTTTCAAAGACAGAAGCAAATGTAACACTTGCGTATATACACTTATCATATGAAAAGAACTATATTGAAGCGCAGAAATACGCGCAGAAGCTGGTTACACTTTACCCGGATAATCCCGTGTTTGAAAGATTTCTTGGTAAGTGTTACGTTGGTTTAAGCAATTTTAATGCAGGCCTTACAGTTTACAACAGCATGCTTGCAAAAGCTGATAGCGGCAAAGCCTGGTACAATAACAATTATATCCGCAGGGAAGTTAATTATTATCTGGGTGTATGTTTAAGCCGAACCGGCAATATTGATGAAGCATTAAAAAAATATGAATCTGCAATTGAGATCTGCAAAATAACCGATAAGCCCGGAGAAGAATCTCCTTATTATGTATTTTCAGTACTTGGCACGGGTATTATCTATGAGCAAAAAGGTAACAAATCTGAAGCAATTAAATATTATGATATGGTATTGAACATGCGCGATGTAGAAAATTCCAGGGAAACCGCACAGCGTTTTAAAGATAATGCCCTGAAGTAA